One Oncorhynchus kisutch isolate 150728-3 linkage group LG11, Okis_V2, whole genome shotgun sequence genomic region harbors:
- the LOC109898905 gene encoding isoaspartyl peptidase/L-asparaginase-like has translation MKPVIVVHGGACAIPDDMAKASVDGVKSTATAGFLAMKRGGSALDAVELSVRALEDNPTFDAGHGAVLNTNGEVELDSIIMDGRTLAAGAVSSVKNISNPVSLAHAVMEKTDHIMLTDRGANMFAESVGIPAVPTNTLVTECERTEREKAKNYAVEVKELFNSQW, from the exons ATGAAGCCAGTAATAGTTGTGCATGGCGGTGCATGTGCCATCCCGGATGATATGGCTAAGGCATCAGTGGATGGGGTGAAGTCTACAGCTACTGCAGGCTTTCTGGCTATGAAGAGAGGAGGCAGTGCATTGGATGCTGTTGAGCTGTCTGTTAGGGCCTTAGAAGATAACCCAACCTTTGATGCAG GTCATGGAGCAGTACTGAATACTAATGGAGAAGTGGAGCTGGACTCCATCATTATGGATGGAAGGACTCTAGCTGCTGGAGCTGTGTCTTCGGTGAAGAACATCTCCAACCCTGTGTCACTGGCCCACGCTGTGATGGAAAAG ACCGACCACATCATGTTGACAGACAGAGGTGCAAACATGTTTGCTGAAAGCGTTGGCATACCTGCAGTCCCTACAAACACCCTGGTGACAGAATGTGAGAGAACGGAGAGGGAGAAGGCCAAGAATTATGCTGTTGAAGTGAAGGAGCTCTTCAACTCTCAATGGTAA